One Coffea eugenioides isolate CCC68of chromosome 2, Ceug_1.0, whole genome shotgun sequence genomic window, TGTTGATCATCATAAAATCTGTTGGACTAGTGACAATCATCTTGTATTTTATGATCACAGAACGCAACGATGGGAGAGTCCTTCTAATTTCCATCGATCCCACAGTTGAATTTATGGTTACTAATTCAGACAAAATGCTGGTGTTTGACGTCTCAGGAATACACGTTGGTGCAAACATTGTTGTTAGCGTATCAATCTCTTGGAGTGGTCTACGGAGACATTGGCACTTCACCTCTCTACGTGTTGTCATCTGTTCGGCTCGACAAACCTACGGAAGAAGACATGATCGGAATCCTCAGTCTCGTCTTTTGGACCTTGACCATAATCCCGTTGATCAAATACGTCTTCATTGTCCTTCGGGCTGATGATCATGGCGAAGGTGGAACTTTTGCTCTGTATTCTTATCTGTGCAGGCATATAAACTTCCGAAGCAAACTGACCATCCAAAGCACAAGATTACAATCTGATGCAAACATGAGTTTTTACACCCAAGGGAGTGCAATACAGTCTAAGACCAAACAATTCATTGAAAACAGTCGCGCAGCACAGAATCTCCTCACGTTCGTTGTACTTTTGGGTACCTCGATGGTGATCGGTGATGGCGCCTTGACACCGGCCACCAGTGGTAAGCAATCGATCATAAACCCAACATTCGTAGTAATGAATGATAATACTCCAATCATTAACGGTTGAAATTCTCTTTCATTAACGGTATGTTTCTATGGCACTTAAAACATTCCTTCCACGATTAATAATCTTTCCGTACAGTTCTTTCGGCTCTTGCGGGAATTCAAACACTTTCCTCAAAGATAACAACAGGTACATTTTTGTTCATCTGCATATCATGGTATTTGATTAATAATGAAACTACCAAAATTATACAAATGAGTGATGTTTGGTCAGGGTATGTTGTGTTCATGGCGGTTGTGATACTGTTGGCTCTATTCCTTTTCCAGTCATGTGGGACGAGCAAAGTCGGGTTCTCATTCTCCCCGATCATGTTTTTGTGGTTTGCTGCGAATGTTTTCATTGGCATTTACAATATTGTCGCCTATAATCCTGCTGTCCTCCGTGGTTTATCACCTCACTACATTTTCAAGTTCTTTGGAAAACAAGGCAAATCTGGCTGGGAGGTTTTAGGCGCCGTTTTCTTGTGCACAACAGGAGGAGAAGCCATGTTTGCTGATTTGGGCCACTTTAATAAGAGAGCCATTCAGGTGTTTGCCATTACAAAGTTTAAATGCTCATTACTCTGCATCGAGCAGCCCATAACAAATGTTTGCAAGTTTAGTTAACCAATCACAATAATGCTTTTGCAGCTGGCTTTCTCCTTCTTTGTCTATCCATCTCTGGTGCTGTGTTATGCTGGTGAGGTAGCTTTCTTGTCTAAGCATCCCGATGCCTTGACCAACGCTTTCTACAGCTCCATTCCTAAGACAGTTTACTGGCCGATGTTCGTGTTAGCAACCTTGGCCGCAACAATTGCCAGCCAATCTATGATATCGGCCTCATTTTCTATTGTTAAGCAATCTTTGGCTTTAGGTTGCTTCCCCCGGGTTAACATAAAGCAGACATCCCCCAAACATGCGGGGCAAATTTACTCCCCAGAAATCAACTACATCCTGATGATCATTTGTATTGCTCTCGTCTTGAGATTCAAACAAGGGGTTGAGATAGGAAACGCATATGGTAATTAAACCGCCTTTTTCAACTATATGAAGTTCGACTCGAGTGAATAATtgtatatatgttggatatTAATCAATCTTGGCCTAATCAACTGCAGGTGTGGCTGTCATATGGGTGATGATAATAACTACATGTTTGGTGACGCTGGTGATGTTGGTCATTTGGGATACAAAGTTTCCTCTCATCCTTGCATTTTTCATTCCATTCATATTCATCGAGGGCGCATTCATGACTTCCTTGCTCAACAAAATCCCTCAAGGTGGATGGGTGCCATTTGCAATCTCCGGTTTCTTCCTGGTGATCATGCTGTCGTGGACTAGCGGGAGGAGCAAAAAGACCTCATTTGATGCAGAAAGGAAGCTGAGCCTAACGGAATTCACGAGCATGCTGTCGAGTAATGATCTCTATCGTCCCCCTGGTATTTGTCTCTTCTGCACCGACCTTGTCAATGGGATTCCGCCCATCGTTCGCCATTATATTCAGAGCACAAACTCTCTTCGTGAAATTACCGTGATCATCACAATAAGGACCCTACCAATCAAAACAGTCCTTGCAGAGGAGCGTCTTGACGTGGGAAGATTGGGAATAGATGGGGTATACAGGTGTTTGATTCAGTTCGGTTACAAGGATTTGCAGAGCTTGGAAGAAGATGACATTGTTGCTTCCATTGTGGCAAAACTCCGCGACACTGCTGAAACGGAGGAAGAGGCAGAAAAGCTTGGAAAAGCTTTGAAGAAAGGCGTGGTGTTCGTGGCTGGTCGGACTATTCTCAAATCGAAGGAGAGCAATGGATGGCTTTCTCATTTGGTGATAGATTACTTGTACAGATTCCTGCAGAAGAACTGCAGATCTGCACTCACTTCACTTAAAATCCCTCCTGGAAAGTTTTTACAAGTTGGGATGCACTATGAAATTTAAGGAAACCTGCGCCATCCTTCAGCTTCACTCTACGATTCTTTCTAATTAATCTTGTTCACTCAACGATTCTATCTAATTAATTTGATGATCGGCTTGGTTCGCTCTATGATTCTATCCAATTACTTTTGTTCGATGTCCTTCACGGCAGCACTAATAATTTAAGTTGCCAACTTTGTCTTCTGCAAAATTAAGCACAATCCTACGGTTCCAAGTCATTGAactaggggtgggcaaaattaCCTGCTAACCCGAAAATCTGTCATTTCCGATCCGATTCGATCCGAAAATTAGGATATtcgatttttattatttgatcgggtCAAAAGAGGGTCGGGTATCCACTAAGATGCGGGACGGATTagggtcacataattaaaaacccGTGAGTACTCGATCCGCcccgcatatatatattttttatttttatacacacactATAAAATGATAAGTTAgaactaaataagtaattttattgaacaaattgcattacaaatatgagagactatagtttatttacaagattcatttgtagaggCCATGATCgtatattttatagaaaaaagtttaattaatgtggaacatatatattaataattgtgctacttatttcaaacttttattgattttgaattcttttaatttttttcctttatcttatattctcttcacatgcttgtttcttggtggaaacttttgtttagaaaaaaaaattattaaatcttagatgaatgtgtaaaatataaaattaaattggtataaa contains:
- the LOC113762340 gene encoding potassium transporter 26-like is translated as MAEDLEMQGSDAGNNKDSEGPNETSTKGSFHGDLILAKKYQPSLRRRKEYTLVQTLLLAYQSLGVVYGDIGTSPLYVLSSVRLDKPTEEDMIGILSLVFWTLTIIPLIKYVFIVLRADDHGEGGTFALYSYLCRHINFRSKLTIQSTRLQSDANMSFYTQGSAIQSKTKQFIENSRAAQNLLTFVVLLGTSMVIGDGALTPATSVLSALAGIQTLSSKITTGYVVFMAVVILLALFLFQSCGTSKVGFSFSPIMFLWFAANVFIGIYNIVAYNPAVLRGLSPHYIFKFFGKQGKSGWEVLGAVFLCTTGGEAMFADLGHFNKRAIQLAFSFFVYPSLVLCYAGEVAFLSKHPDALTNAFYSSIPKTVYWPMFVLATLAATIASQSMISASFSIVKQSLALGCFPRVNIKQTSPKHAGQIYSPEINYILMIICIALVLRFKQGVEIGNAYGVAVIWVMIITTCLVTLVMLVIWDTKFPLILAFFIPFIFIEGAFMTSLLNKIPQGGWVPFAISGFFLVIMLSWTSGRSKKTSFDAERKLSLTEFTSMLSSNDLYRPPGICLFCTDLVNGIPPIVRHYIQSTNSLREITVIITIRTLPIKTVLAEERLDVGRLGIDGVYRCLIQFGYKDLQSLEEDDIVASIVAKLRDTAETEEEAEKLGKALKKGVVFVAGRTILKSKESNGWLSHLVIDYLYRFLQKNCRSALTSLKIPPGKFLQVGMHYEI